A single genomic interval of Rosistilla ulvae harbors:
- a CDS encoding acyl-CoA dehydrogenase family protein, with amino-acid sequence MNQPADNAAVEVVQAPDSAAMDALCDRLQTLADQTDRSGEWPAAQLQLCAAAGVFRWFMPTTAGGFGWSDADQTRGYLRLAAADLTTTFIITQRMGACRRIEGCENEALQKRWLPPLLDGSQFATVGISHLTTSRRHLSTPVLGAEAVGDGYRLSGYSPWVTGGAHADVIVVGATLDDGRQLLAAVPTDRPGVAAQAGIPLVALSASATDRVDLQDVAIGPDDLIAGPIEDVMSQGVGAGTGGLQTSTLAIGLSKAAVDFLTAEAQQREALLPVAEQLQTEVRNLEVDLLSVASGNQVCSTADLRGRANRLALRASQAALTAAKGAGFVQGHPAGRWCREALFFLVWSCPQPIANAHLCELAGIE; translated from the coding sequence ATGAATCAACCCGCAGACAATGCAGCCGTCGAAGTCGTGCAGGCTCCCGATTCCGCCGCGATGGACGCCTTGTGCGATCGGCTGCAGACGCTCGCCGACCAGACCGACCGCAGTGGCGAGTGGCCCGCGGCGCAGTTGCAACTGTGTGCCGCGGCGGGAGTCTTTCGTTGGTTTATGCCGACCACCGCGGGCGGGTTCGGATGGTCCGACGCCGATCAAACGCGAGGTTATCTGCGGTTGGCCGCTGCCGATCTGACGACCACGTTTATCATCACCCAACGGATGGGAGCCTGCCGCCGGATCGAAGGCTGCGAAAACGAAGCCCTTCAAAAACGCTGGCTGCCGCCGCTGTTGGATGGCAGTCAATTTGCGACGGTCGGAATCAGTCACCTGACGACCAGTCGCCGCCATCTGAGCACGCCGGTGCTGGGAGCTGAAGCTGTCGGCGACGGCTATCGCTTGTCGGGTTACAGCCCCTGGGTAACGGGTGGGGCGCATGCGGATGTGATTGTTGTTGGGGCGACGCTCGACGACGGCCGGCAATTGTTGGCAGCGGTCCCCACCGATCGCCCAGGCGTTGCCGCGCAAGCCGGTATCCCATTGGTTGCCCTTTCGGCCAGCGCGACCGATCGCGTCGATCTGCAAGATGTCGCGATCGGCCCCGACGATTTGATCGCCGGACCGATCGAAGATGTGATGAGTCAAGGCGTCGGCGCGGGGACGGGCGGTCTGCAAACGTCGACTCTGGCGATTGGGCTATCGAAGGCGGCTGTCGATTTTCTGACGGCCGAGGCGCAACAACGCGAAGCCCTGCTTCCGGTCGCCGAGCAACTGCAGACCGAGGTCCGCAATTTAGAAGTCGATCTGTTGAGTGTCGCCAGCGGCAACCAGGTCTGTTCGACTGCCGATCTCCGTGGCCGGGCCAATCGGTTGGCGCTACGAGCCTCTCAGGCGGCGTTGACGGCAGCCAAAGGAGCCGGCTTTGTCCAGGGACATCCCGCCGGACGATGGTGCCGCGAAGCGCTCTTCTTCCTGGTTTGGAGTTGCCCGCAACCGATCGCCAACGCGCACCTGTGCGAATTGGCGGGGATCGAATAA
- the pgl gene encoding 6-phosphogluconolactonase, protein MTKPTLGSLEVFDDIASISRQACDDLIPLCCDAIAARGVCRIALAGGSTPKLLYRLMAENQQAFDWAKIELFWGDERNVLPEDDDSNFRMVREAMLDHVPIPEANVFRVPIDPADPAATALQYEATLKAQFGGDSLQWDLVLLGMGDDAHTASLFPQTTAIDSSDRLFVENWVEKFDTFRQTLTAPAINSARNVWFLIGGAGKREALQHVWGDRQAPAEFPSQLIRPSAGKLRWMIAIDAMPETA, encoded by the coding sequence ATGACTAAACCGACGCTCGGATCGCTCGAAGTTTTTGACGACATCGCCAGCATCAGCCGCCAGGCTTGCGACGACCTGATTCCGCTGTGCTGCGACGCGATCGCCGCTCGCGGCGTCTGCCGGATCGCGCTGGCTGGCGGTTCGACGCCGAAGCTGCTGTATCGATTGATGGCCGAGAACCAACAGGCGTTCGATTGGGCCAAGATCGAATTGTTCTGGGGAGACGAGCGGAACGTGTTGCCCGAGGACGACGACAGCAATTTCCGGATGGTCCGCGAGGCGATGTTGGATCACGTGCCGATTCCCGAGGCGAACGTCTTCCGCGTGCCGATCGATCCAGCCGATCCCGCGGCGACGGCGCTTCAATATGAAGCGACGTTGAAGGCGCAGTTCGGCGGCGATTCACTCCAGTGGGACCTGGTGCTGCTGGGAATGGGAGACGACGCGCACACCGCGTCGCTCTTCCCACAAACGACAGCGATCGACTCGAGCGACCGTTTGTTTGTCGAAAACTGGGTTGAAAAGTTTGATACCTTCCGTCAAACGCTAACCGCTCCGGCGATCAATTCCGCTCGCAACGTCTGGTTCCTAATCGGTGGTGCCGGGAAGCGCGAAGCGCTGCAACACGTCTGGGGCGATCGACAAGCTCCGGCGGAATTCCCATCGCAATTGATCCGCCCGTCGGCCGGCAAGTTGCGATGGATGATCGCTATCGATGCGATGCCAGAAACGGCGTAG
- the lptB gene encoding LPS export ABC transporter ATP-binding protein, which yields MSLAILEAIDLHKTYGRRKVVDGVNLHVNEAEIVGLLGPNGAGKSTSFKMICGMVDPDRGRVCLGGEEVTDWPMFRRARDGGMGYLPQDSSVFKKLTVEQNILALLELLGHNRKQRQARCEELLTEFSITHIRKSRGGKLSGGERRRLEIARCLVSNPRIILLDEPFAGIDPITVQSIQGVIHQLRDSGIAVLITDHAAREILSTVDRCYVIAKGQVLVDGTPDVVKRHPQVQAEYLGDLDAAESHGQSSQTLRHDSPAPAAAAPPASSGLFKSSAPRRRTDV from the coding sequence ATGTCACTAGCGATTCTCGAAGCGATCGATCTTCATAAAACGTATGGTCGCCGCAAAGTCGTAGACGGTGTGAACCTGCACGTCAACGAAGCGGAGATCGTTGGCCTGCTGGGCCCCAACGGTGCCGGTAAATCGACAAGTTTTAAGATGATCTGCGGGATGGTCGATCCCGATCGAGGCCGTGTCTGCCTGGGCGGCGAAGAGGTCACCGATTGGCCGATGTTTCGCCGTGCCCGCGACGGCGGGATGGGATATCTGCCGCAGGACTCCAGCGTTTTCAAGAAGCTGACAGTCGAACAGAACATCCTGGCGCTGTTGGAATTGCTGGGACACAACCGCAAGCAACGGCAGGCCCGCTGCGAGGAACTGCTGACCGAATTCAGCATCACCCACATTCGCAAATCGCGTGGCGGAAAGCTCAGCGGTGGCGAACGCCGCCGACTGGAGATCGCCCGCTGCCTCGTATCCAACCCCCGGATCATCCTGTTGGACGAACCCTTTGCCGGTATCGATCCGATCACGGTGCAATCGATTCAAGGCGTGATCCACCAGCTGCGAGATTCGGGGATCGCCGTCTTGATCACCGACCACGCAGCACGCGAGATCTTGAGCACCGTCGATCGATGTTACGTGATCGCCAAAGGCCAAGTGTTGGTCGACGGAACGCCCGACGTTGTTAAGCGTCACCCGCAAGTGCAAGCCGAATATCTTGGCGACTTGGACGCCGCCGAATCGCACGGGCAAAGCAGCCAAACCCTGCGACACGATTCCCCCGCTCCAGCCGCCGCCGCTCCTCCCGCTAGCTCGGGACTGTTCAAATCCTCCGCCCCCCGCCGCCGCACCGACGTCTAA
- the lepB gene encoding signal peptidase I — MNAALSKKKRSARDSETADAKPNQSFRETVESIVVAIILALLFRAFVAEAFVIPTGSMAPTLMGTHKDIYCPHCGENYRTGASLELPDRNTGMVVVGTICPNCRSETPLDLEGNPNDATFSGDRILVSKFSYAFGKPERFDVGVFKNPGNAKQNYIKRIVGLPNETVQITNGDLYIRPDGSQDFKIARKQQLSKLLSMSHLVHDSAHQSKELLDAGWPLRWQPWDEGATSPPENSWKTRADTGGMTAKIDAGQSETRWLRYYHDWPGTDAWDKARNGIKLDNARPYRVLPITDFYAYNGYLTVPRWKVYDEQGQFLSSYRSGQSLSQFGDVQQGAYSRMGAHWVGDLLMEINIETEPGEGALDLMLVRAGVEYRCTIDLTSGDATLKIVDGDKQHPFDPPAGQASDDPAALQSPVGQTTARAGDRIDIRFSNYDDELRLWIDGDEVLFDRPTTYDSRSYRTREEDRPYWTAENPLDGAPLAIGVSGVAATLNHVRVLRDKYYIALPKQSRYGSAFNDYSSDHGVANDPRSVGRILGNPEDWGTTKLWAARRSQEYTMDEGQYFPLGDNSPESADARGWTGKHFVPRDLLVGKAVFVFWPHPWNTPVPFTPNFRRMKLIH; from the coding sequence ATGAATGCAGCATTGAGTAAGAAGAAGCGATCGGCTCGCGACAGCGAGACTGCCGATGCGAAACCAAATCAATCGTTTCGCGAGACGGTAGAATCGATCGTCGTGGCGATCATCTTGGCGCTGCTGTTCCGCGCGTTTGTCGCCGAAGCCTTCGTGATTCCGACAGGTTCGATGGCCCCGACTTTGATGGGGACGCACAAGGATATCTATTGTCCGCACTGCGGTGAGAACTATCGCACCGGGGCGAGTCTCGAGCTGCCCGACCGCAACACCGGCATGGTCGTTGTTGGCACGATCTGTCCCAATTGCCGATCCGAAACGCCACTGGATCTGGAGGGGAACCCAAACGACGCGACCTTCTCGGGCGACCGAATTTTGGTCAGCAAGTTTTCGTACGCGTTTGGTAAACCGGAACGCTTCGACGTCGGCGTCTTCAAGAATCCTGGCAACGCCAAACAAAATTACATCAAACGGATCGTGGGGCTGCCCAACGAAACCGTCCAGATCACCAACGGCGATCTCTACATCCGCCCCGATGGATCGCAAGATTTCAAGATCGCCCGCAAACAACAACTCTCCAAGCTGTTGTCGATGAGCCATCTGGTCCACGACTCGGCGCACCAGTCGAAAGAATTGTTGGACGCGGGATGGCCGCTGCGTTGGCAACCCTGGGATGAGGGAGCGACTTCGCCGCCGGAAAACTCTTGGAAGACGCGAGCCGACACCGGCGGGATGACAGCCAAGATCGACGCCGGCCAATCTGAAACGCGTTGGCTGCGGTACTATCACGACTGGCCCGGCACCGATGCGTGGGACAAAGCCCGGAACGGGATCAAGCTTGATAACGCCCGTCCCTACCGCGTGCTGCCGATCACCGACTTTTACGCCTACAACGGCTACCTGACCGTGCCGCGTTGGAAGGTCTACGACGAACAGGGCCAGTTCCTCAGTTCGTATCGTTCGGGGCAGAGTCTTTCGCAGTTTGGCGATGTCCAGCAGGGAGCCTACAGTCGGATGGGCGCCCACTGGGTCGGCGATCTGTTGATGGAGATCAACATCGAAACCGAACCGGGCGAAGGTGCACTCGATCTGATGTTGGTCCGCGCGGGCGTCGAGTATCGCTGCACGATCGACCTTACCTCCGGCGACGCGACGCTGAAAATTGTCGACGGCGACAAACAGCATCCCTTCGATCCGCCAGCCGGACAGGCCAGCGACGATCCAGCGGCGCTGCAGTCACCCGTCGGACAGACGACAGCGCGAGCGGGAGATCGGATCGATATTCGCTTCAGCAATTACGACGACGAACTGCGGCTATGGATCGATGGCGACGAGGTCCTTTTCGATCGGCCAACGACCTACGACAGCCGCAGCTATCGAACGCGGGAAGAGGATCGCCCGTACTGGACCGCCGAAAATCCATTGGATGGTGCTCCGTTGGCGATCGGCGTCTCGGGCGTTGCCGCGACGCTGAACCATGTCCGCGTATTGCGCGACAAGTACTACATCGCGTTGCCAAAGCAATCGCGTTACGGCAGTGCGTTTAATGATTACTCAAGCGATCACGGCGTCGCCAACGACCCGCGCAGCGTAGGCCGCATCTTGGGAAATCCCGAGGACTGGGGCACGACCAAGCTGTGGGCCGCTCGCCGTTCGCAAGAATACACGATGGACGAAGGGCAATATTTCCCCTTGGGCGACAACAGCCCCGAGAGTGCCGATGCCCGGGGCTGGACCGGCAAGCACTTTGTTCCTCGCGACCTGTTGGTTGGCAAAGCGGTCTTCGTCTTCTGGCCTCACCCCTGGAATACGCCGGTCCCCTTCACGCCTAACTTTCGCCGCATGAAATTGATCCATTGA
- the ilvB gene encoding biosynthetic-type acetolactate synthase large subunit gives MSTASTKSDSQLMTGADILVKSLVDHGVDVLFAYPGGCSMPMHQSLTKFGTEVRTILPRHEQGGGFAAQGYARSTGRVGVVMATSGPGATNLVTALADAKLDSIPMVAITGQVPTGVIGTDAFQETPIVEVCRGITKHHYLVTDLKDLPRVMKEAFHIATTGRPGPVLVDMPKDVQMASISVEEDVEMNLPGYFAEAPKVAPEKVRQIAAAIKMAKRPMIYAGGGIIAAGASPQLRELVRKTGIPTTMTVMGLSSFPNQDELSMDMLGMHGSAYANYAVRDCDLLIALGVRFDDRVTGKLAEFAKHAKIIHVDIDASELNKNKPVHIPVNADVADTLNELLKIVEAPTDISQWVADCKALKAKYPFKYDESFDGILQQHAIRTLSNLTKDRDTYVSVGVGQHQMWAAQFFQFNKPRTWACSSGLGTMGFGLPAAMGVQAANPDALVIDIDGDGSFQMNIQELATCFCEKLPVKVLLLNNQHLGMVVQWEDRFNERNRAHTYLGPIDHEEARGKSNVDRFAYAQKRYPDFVGIAKGYGCGAATVSKKCDLEGALLEMINYDGPYLLDVEVPYQEHVLPMIPTQHTVDDMILE, from the coding sequence ATGAGTACAGCTAGCACCAAATCCGACTCACAGCTGATGACAGGTGCGGATATCCTAGTCAAATCGCTGGTGGATCATGGTGTCGACGTCCTGTTCGCCTATCCCGGCGGGTGCAGCATGCCGATGCATCAATCGCTGACGAAATTCGGGACCGAAGTTCGCACAATCCTGCCGCGCCACGAGCAGGGTGGCGGTTTTGCAGCTCAAGGTTACGCCCGCAGCACCGGCCGCGTCGGAGTTGTGATGGCGACCAGCGGTCCCGGAGCGACCAACTTGGTCACCGCGCTTGCCGATGCAAAACTCGACAGCATTCCGATGGTTGCGATCACCGGCCAGGTTCCGACCGGCGTGATCGGCACCGACGCGTTCCAAGAGACTCCGATCGTCGAAGTCTGCCGCGGAATCACCAAGCATCATTATTTGGTCACCGATCTGAAAGATCTGCCTCGCGTGATGAAAGAGGCGTTCCATATCGCGACCACCGGCCGTCCGGGCCCCGTTTTGGTCGACATGCCTAAAGACGTTCAAATGGCGTCGATCAGCGTCGAAGAAGACGTAGAGATGAATCTGCCGGGCTATTTTGCCGAAGCACCAAAGGTTGCTCCCGAAAAGGTTCGCCAAATCGCTGCGGCGATCAAAATGGCGAAGCGACCGATGATCTACGCCGGTGGCGGTATCATCGCTGCAGGTGCTAGCCCTCAGTTGCGTGAACTGGTTCGCAAAACCGGGATCCCAACCACGATGACCGTAATGGGACTCAGTTCGTTCCCGAACCAGGACGAACTGTCGATGGACATGCTGGGCATGCACGGATCGGCTTACGCCAACTATGCCGTTCGCGATTGCGATCTGTTGATCGCGTTGGGCGTTCGTTTCGACGATCGCGTGACCGGCAAACTGGCCGAATTCGCCAAGCACGCCAAGATCATTCACGTCGACATCGACGCTTCGGAATTGAACAAGAACAAACCGGTTCACATCCCAGTCAACGCGGACGTTGCCGATACGCTGAACGAACTGCTGAAGATCGTCGAAGCCCCCACCGACATCAGCCAATGGGTCGCCGACTGTAAGGCCCTGAAAGCCAAGTATCCGTTCAAGTACGACGAATCGTTTGACGGCATTCTGCAACAGCATGCCATCCGCACTCTGTCGAACCTGACCAAAGACCGCGACACCTATGTCTCGGTGGGCGTTGGTCAGCACCAGATGTGGGCGGCTCAGTTCTTCCAGTTCAACAAGCCACGGACTTGGGCTTGCAGCAGCGGATTGGGCACGATGGGCTTCGGTCTGCCTGCGGCGATGGGAGTTCAAGCGGCAAACCCCGACGCATTGGTGATCGACATCGATGGCGACGGCAGTTTCCAGATGAACATCCAGGAACTGGCGACCTGTTTCTGCGAAAAGCTGCCTGTGAAGGTCCTGTTGCTGAACAATCAGCATCTGGGAATGGTGGTTCAGTGGGAGGATCGCTTCAACGAACGCAACCGCGCCCACACCTACTTGGGCCCGATCGATCACGAAGAAGCTCGCGGTAAGAGCAACGTCGATCGCTTCGCCTACGCTCAGAAGCGTTATCCCGATTTCGTCGGGATCGCCAAGGGATACGGCTGCGGTGCGGCCACGGTCAGCAAGAAGTGCGACCTCGAAGGAGCCCTCTTGGAAATGATCAACTACGACGGTCCTTATCTGTTGGATGTCGAAGTTCCTTACCAAGAGCACGTGTTGCCGATGATCCCAACGCAGCACACCGTCGACGACATGATCCTGGAATAA
- a CDS encoding fluoride efflux transporter FluC, whose amino-acid sequence MLADVLAVAAGGAIGSALRFLVTLASTTALGLGAAGTIAVNVLGCLLIGGLAEATILGTSMPDRLQLAIRVGLLGGLTTFSTFGYEAVVFAEKDGLGPAAAYVTTNLVLGIGAVCLGIFGIRALYT is encoded by the coding sequence ATGCTCGCTGACGTTCTTGCCGTCGCCGCCGGCGGTGCCATCGGTTCCGCTTTGCGATTCTTGGTCACATTGGCCTCCACAACCGCCTTAGGGCTGGGTGCCGCCGGAACGATCGCCGTTAACGTGCTGGGATGCCTGTTGATCGGCGGCTTGGCCGAAGCGACGATCCTGGGGACCAGCATGCCAGATCGCCTGCAGTTGGCGATTCGCGTGGGGCTTTTGGGTGGCCTGACCACCTTTTCGACTTTCGGCTACGAAGCGGTTGTCTTCGCAGAAAAAGATGGCTTGGGCCCCGCCGCCGCCTATGTGACCACAAACCTCGTGCTGGGTATCGGAGCGGTTTGCCTGGGAATTTTTGGCATCCGAGCCCTCTACACCTGA
- a CDS encoding YCF48-related protein, with protein sequence MTANAPIQQTAVTSDPSLAPQHAQPGAAAAWHAQRPSRSPRSVVLVLGLLLLAAVFAIPQPPQLQAADPPATEKRESLRDDASLRSICFIDAKQGWAVGDRGVIWYTPDGGEHWLAQDSGVGCRLDCVQFIDPQQGWAAGGWYESDTQISRGVLLQTQDGGKTWERLENELPRIRQLQFTSRRTAIAAGDWSPVHLGSVFITYDAGRSWQPVPRSESQAIRSIAMAGGAMLTLDRSGMLFRSDRPEAPTDPVFSDRRMQCITATANEQWLAGHEGAVAFSRDAGRSWRPLNRQATTVDISRYDFRCLASDGGQVWMAGVPGDKIFRKTAQNEIVAVGSGITAPIHDLHFLDDQKGWAACGMGTILHTADGGLTWQTQRGGPRRAAALFVSRRARDLAWSMIVATSLEHGYRSMAVIHESEGERSSDPLKNSTAELVLQGVSDVGGCELLAIVESADRQAYRAAIAQSLETAQPAVVVLGDDLTAEQRSAWLQSATASPTVARVFHVHAGERGDVVVHPSAILPAAGVVVGEAWAEALSVVSPGQSQADVMVADRLLDREASVQSIESLLHRLPIGAGGLSRRLPPHGSRSQLAGLQPRTRHGEWIQHLIDACSVADDAKELFASRLKQLTAQIRPSDRPRFMRRLVLQCHQHGEPALYREALRETAALVPESSIGHWADLMLASIDASEEWTRLPQGLSRSASLAQRTKRASPVAYGSPFEQTQPVVLASSSEDQSKRTIRETETPDLIWRQQPIRLISQVGVLGEAASPALISGLERLSAALSAGPWQTLARDQLAAQQGTRQSAGVRAVFSTNRPVLDGRLDETFWGPAGPKDSSTPLRVGYDADYIYIAIPDGFPGTEPTEPASLRQRDADLDQVQRLSLQIDVDRDLLTTYQLEIDRSGRCRDTCNGFAQWQPMWFVKTTDHDGQWNAELAIRRKDLCSLPVAPGDVWFVRLKTLQPNEVADSPISCSPTGWQALAFE encoded by the coding sequence ATGACTGCAAACGCACCGATTCAACAGACCGCTGTGACTTCGGATCCATCGCTTGCGCCACAGCATGCGCAACCGGGCGCCGCCGCCGCTTGGCACGCCCAGCGGCCAAGCCGATCCCCGCGATCGGTTGTTCTTGTGTTAGGGCTGCTGCTGCTGGCGGCAGTTTTTGCAATACCGCAGCCTCCGCAACTGCAGGCCGCCGATCCGCCAGCGACTGAAAAACGGGAGAGCTTGCGCGATGATGCCTCCTTGCGGAGCATCTGTTTCATCGATGCCAAGCAGGGCTGGGCTGTCGGTGACCGCGGCGTCATCTGGTACACGCCCGACGGAGGCGAACATTGGTTGGCGCAGGACAGTGGCGTCGGTTGCCGGTTGGACTGCGTGCAGTTTATCGATCCGCAACAGGGTTGGGCTGCGGGCGGTTGGTACGAGAGCGATACGCAGATCAGCCGCGGCGTGTTGCTGCAAACCCAGGACGGCGGCAAAACTTGGGAGCGTTTGGAAAACGAACTGCCTCGTATTCGGCAGCTGCAATTCACCTCGCGGCGGACGGCGATTGCCGCGGGCGATTGGTCGCCGGTCCACTTGGGATCGGTCTTCATCACCTACGACGCCGGCCGTTCGTGGCAGCCGGTTCCGCGATCCGAATCCCAAGCGATTCGATCGATCGCGATGGCCGGCGGCGCGATGTTGACGCTGGACCGATCGGGGATGCTGTTTCGCAGCGACCGACCCGAAGCGCCAACCGATCCGGTCTTCTCCGATCGCCGGATGCAGTGCATCACGGCGACCGCAAACGAGCAGTGGTTGGCCGGTCATGAGGGTGCTGTCGCCTTCAGTCGCGATGCTGGCCGCAGTTGGCGACCGCTGAACCGGCAAGCGACGACTGTCGACATCAGCCGCTACGATTTTCGGTGCCTGGCCAGCGACGGCGGCCAGGTTTGGATGGCGGGCGTTCCGGGAGACAAGATCTTTCGCAAGACAGCTCAAAACGAAATCGTTGCCGTCGGCAGCGGGATCACCGCGCCGATCCACGATCTTCACTTCCTGGATGATCAAAAGGGATGGGCCGCGTGTGGAATGGGAACGATCTTGCACACCGCCGACGGCGGCCTGACGTGGCAGACGCAGCGTGGCGGCCCGCGTCGCGCCGCAGCGCTGTTTGTCAGCCGAAGGGCTCGCGATTTAGCTTGGTCGATGATTGTCGCTACATCCTTGGAGCACGGTTACCGATCGATGGCGGTGATCCACGAATCGGAAGGCGAACGGTCGTCCGATCCGTTGAAAAATTCGACTGCGGAATTGGTGCTGCAGGGGGTGAGCGACGTGGGCGGTTGCGAATTGCTTGCGATCGTGGAATCTGCCGATCGGCAAGCCTACCGCGCAGCGATCGCCCAGTCGTTGGAAACTGCTCAGCCTGCCGTGGTCGTACTGGGAGACGATTTGACCGCCGAACAGCGATCCGCGTGGTTGCAATCGGCGACGGCAAGCCCAACGGTCGCGCGGGTCTTTCATGTGCATGCTGGGGAACGCGGCGATGTGGTCGTGCATCCGTCGGCGATCTTGCCTGCGGCGGGAGTGGTCGTGGGGGAGGCGTGGGCCGAGGCGCTGTCGGTCGTGTCGCCCGGTCAAAGTCAGGCCGATGTGATGGTCGCCGACCGCTTGTTGGATCGCGAAGCGAGCGTCCAGTCGATCGAATCGTTGTTGCATCGGTTGCCGATCGGTGCGGGCGGGTTGTCGCGACGGTTACCGCCGCATGGCAGCCGATCTCAATTGGCGGGGCTGCAACCGCGGACTCGGCATGGCGAATGGATTCAACATTTAATCGATGCCTGTTCGGTGGCCGACGACGCCAAGGAATTGTTTGCGTCGAGGCTGAAACAATTGACGGCTCAGATCCGTCCGTCGGATCGTCCACGATTTATGCGGCGGTTGGTCTTGCAGTGCCATCAGCATGGCGAGCCGGCGCTCTATCGCGAGGCGCTGCGCGAGACGGCGGCGTTGGTTCCCGAGAGTTCCATTGGTCATTGGGCCGATCTGATGTTAGCGTCGATCGATGCCAGCGAGGAATGGACGCGATTGCCGCAAGGTTTGAGCCGATCGGCGAGCCTCGCCCAACGGACCAAACGGGCCTCGCCCGTCGCGTATGGATCGCCGTTCGAACAAACCCAACCGGTGGTGTTGGCCAGCAGTAGCGAAGATCAATCGAAGCGAACGATCCGCGAAACGGAGACCCCCGACCTGATCTGGCGTCAGCAGCCGATCCGCTTGATATCGCAAGTGGGCGTGTTGGGCGAAGCCGCCAGCCCGGCACTGATCTCCGGTCTCGAGCGATTGTCGGCAGCGTTGAGTGCCGGCCCGTGGCAGACGCTTGCTCGCGACCAATTGGCCGCTCAGCAGGGGACTAGGCAATCGGCTGGGGTGCGGGCGGTCTTCAGCACCAACCGGCCCGTGCTCGACGGTCGGCTGGACGAGACGTTTTGGGGGCCAGCCGGTCCCAAGGATTCGTCGACACCATTGCGCGTCGGCTACGACGCCGACTATATCTACATTGCGATTCCCGATGGCTTTCCCGGCACCGAACCGACCGAACCGGCGTCGCTGCGGCAGCGCGATGCAGACCTCGATCAGGTGCAGCGGTTGAGCTTGCAGATCGATGTCGACCGCGATCTGTTGACGACTTACCAGTTGGAGATCGATCGCAGCGGCCGTTGTCGGGATACCTGCAACGGATTTGCGCAGTGGCAACCGATGTGGTTCGTCAAAACGACCGATCACGACGGGCAATGGAATGCCGAACTGGCGATCCGCCGAAAAGATCTCTGCAGCCTGCCGGTCGCTCCCGGCGATGTCTGGTTCGTGCGGCTGAAAACGTTACAGCCAAACGAAGTCGCCGATTCGCCGATCTCGTGTTCGCCCACCGGATGGCAGGCCTTGGCGTTTGAGTAA